In Apis mellifera strain DH4 linkage group LG10, Amel_HAv3.1, whole genome shotgun sequence, the genomic window tatttaacggaCTGAATGTCGTTTTCCAAATATCTTACGCATTGATCgtattatagttaaaaaagagcgtagaaaatttacaaaagtgtttagagatttaattttgaaattgatatctaATCAATATTcgttactaaatatatatgtatatatatccaaatGTATGATTGCTTGCATCCATATTGCGAATTGGACAGTCTAAATCGaggtaaatctttttatagattttaataatcgtataaaaagaatcttaaaTCGCGTTACAAATTGTTGGATCGCTATAGAGGATTAATTATTTGCTTGGAATCTTatcgtttttttgtttttttctttttttttttgtttttttgccTTATCATACATCACTACAAGCCTAATTGAAGAATGCTCATACATTTTGAACGAACGCTTTCGTTAACCGAGAAAgtgttttttaagtttttccaGAGATCAAAACTttgttcgatttctttttctttcattgaaATCTTTTCACAGATTAAATTACGTATTTTGTACACAATTTTTAACttcattatttcgattaatgatCGTCAATAGAATACAATTGATTgatcaattttacaattttatcgaaCAAAGTTCAATCCGAAACATTCTCTgaaattgaaagtaaaatatctAACTAtactaattttacaaataaaaataaaatcgtgtattaacaaaaaaaaaaaaattataaataggaGACCACATTTTGTTTCGAAGGTTGAAGAAAATTCACAGTACACCTTCCTTACCGCTACAACATTGTACAAGATCTATCTAAGCCTtcgattttacaattatttaaaaaagatcccTTACAAATCTGATCCGTGGAAAATCAACATTTGTTATCAACAAATGTAAAGTGTAAGTgtcatggaaatattttacacaaaGTTGTCGATTCTTTCAATCCTGAAATCGGGaacgattttcgattttttttttttttttacgatattccAATTTATCCCAAACGATTTACGATTTTAACTgctttatcgatttttcaacTCACCAATTTCCATCGagttttcattttctctccctctctctcactcttatTAATCACATAATAAGCGCCACTTATATCGAGAACTCCCCTTTCAAGATCGTTTCAATCACTCGATGGAAAATAGGAACGATCGCTTCGTTAAatccattaattaaattatcatgttATAAGAACGAGCTCTATTCTTTCTAAATCTAACACGAACGGATAACAACATATAAAGAAACGCTTTGACCGTACAAACTGCCTTTCGTAATCTTTGGTAATGCGATTTATTCTCCCTTACATCTATATTCGCGTTCTTGATCCCGCATAGCTTTACACGCCTCGGATATTGATCCATCCCTCCCTTCAAGGGCATGTTCGATTTGCAATTTCAAGATAAGATTTCAGAACGAATTTTTCGGAAAATCGATTAAGAAGatcgagaaggagagagagcgtgatctttcagatttttatattaataatctcgtTACGGCGTCGTGATTATAATATGGTTATTCGTATTGAAGCGAGAAGAGGATCCACGCGAATGATGGCAGTTAAGGTTTTTAGATCTTTGGGAATGTGATTTCGTGAGGTGGTTGGCTTTTTTCAACAAGCCAAACGCTTCCACTTTTGTCCGTGTTCAGGATCTGGATCAATGCCTTGGCCACGTGTTCCGCTCTGGAAAATTGTGAAGATGAATAATTGtctcgaaatatttgattggaatattaaatgagaaatttttattattagaatatttatcttcTAACTGTGATGAAGAAGTTTGAAgctaaataacttttatttagagaaaaaatttgaatattgaaaaagtaaaataacggagataattatattattcatgaaatatttaataatttaatatattatacatttaaatatattaataattgccacaatgataatggaataatataataaatatgcaaatataaaaataattgaagcttatttattaaataataaacaatttaattttgcattaaatgaaacgaggagagaagaaattgtttataattttataaataaattttaactgaaatttttatatatcaacttttgtaTTTGCTTTTCTCGAATCGTCCATCGAAGGTGTTCCACGAATACAATTTACACcctgtatattttaatatcacgtAAATAgaacaatgaataaaataatttaatatcattatgtaTGAGCCTAACAGAgtgaatattatatcgatcgtatatatatttatagtctGCAACCTCTTtatgcataataaatataaacatttaatgaCCCgcgatattatcatatttaaacataataataaataattcaataattataatttcgaaaaacgagtataaagattattaaacttctaattattatcataaaaatatttgtttattcaataataaattgcatatatatagacgtataatagaatattcatctattaaaataattacttgtagaagcttgtaattattattcaaaaattaatttcttacctTTGAGGAACAGAACTAGCTGTATCACGAAGCCAGGCGTCTACATACCGAGGTGAGAGCAACTGTTTACTGACATCTCCTAATATTTTGCTATCTGTCGCACTTGGGCACAATGCCATCACCTTTACACCAGTTAAATCCACGTGATATTGGTGCTacgataacaaaatatatataatatatatgattctatattcaattctataattattatttatataaataacagtctcgaaacaaaatgtttttcaaaattaaatcaaagaaatgtgcgttattaaagttaattaaaaaataaaaaatgaattaagaaattatcatgaaaattatattatgaaatatataagtaaataatataatataattttttacatttttttaaatacaagtattaatctttctatttactcgtttcatttttttcttctaatatttataagtgaaGATgtgtagaaagaaaattttattttaaaaaattgttttacccCAAACGCTCTGGTGAAGTGGACGATTGCCGCCTTGGTGGCAGAGTAAATTGGAACACTGGTGTAAGGGTTGATGCTGATGCTGCTTCCAATATTAACCACTATTCCACCCTGGCCACCCCTATCCGTCCCCATAAATCGCTGAGCGAGCATAGTTCCGCGAATCACGCCATTCTgcaataatttcaacaaagaCCTCGTGCAgataaaacagaaaattaaaagaaaaagtagtaGTAAAACTAGTGGAGTCATAAGAGTGTTGGATATAAATACTCACAACGTTGATGTCGACTTCTAATTCCCAAAACCGATCATTCATGATACCAGCGTTATTAACAACGATATCGATGTGACCAAATGTCTCGAACGTCGTTTGAAATGATTCTACGAATTAGATTATTCGTTAGagacttaataaaaaaatttaagattaaattataaggaagagaaaatgaagaaaaataagattttaatattatgcaatacgaaaattagatttgttacaaaagaaaatcattatcatttaaaagatgttatatttctatatttgaaatatttctaaattttgtgcaatagaatttatagttaataatgtattttattattcatatttatattaatactaaatcagaatttttacCCTCGAATTGCGCGTAATCTGTGACATCGCATTGACAAAAGATTACACGATCTTTTCCGTACTCCGTGGACAATGTTTCCGCTAATTTTTCACCATCTTCTGCATTTATATCGCATATAGAaacctatataaaaaaataattactattcAATCGATCGTTAAACGATAGAAAACGGtacaaatcaaaatttgatcgtaaaatatcgtaataaatatctcaaataatttcttcaattttttttctaacattgcaaaaatacaaatttactcGATGCCTCGATGCAATCATTTGTGCATGCGTTTATGCACGATAAACGAGTCGTTGTagtcgttaaaataaaattgttatttcgtGGAAGTCGGTCAGAAAGCAAGATaaaacttcttcttctcggaTGGGAaggaaatctaaatataagcgagatatttttGAGCAAGAGAGTCTTGGAATATTCATGGAACGATATACATACTAAGTCAAGGTTATATCCTTAAGGAGATTTTTGCGAAATGCATATAAGTAAACGCCTCTTGTGGCTCTCCTTAGTGCTCTATTAATATCGGCTTTTTATAGGTACTACGTACCATGGGGTAAACCCGTATCAACGTCACTTTCCTTAATGAAAATAGCACTATAAAGATTTCATTGCCTCTCATATTCCTATAAATGAATATCGATGCGTTATGAAAAGTAGcatgtttcatttttcttgcTAGAAGAATCAATCTATTTATTCTGTCTACTGAAGAAcagatttcgtttcgattttggTCTCGAAAGtagtatattttcattcatgatAAATAACCTCTTCGAAATGAAAGATTGCACATTGTACTGGGAAAAATAGAACATGTTTCATGGATTGCCTAGGATTTTTACAGCGCTaggattttatttcaaaataaaagataaaaaataatagtttttttttaatgaaaaaagcgAAACTCAATGAACTTTAATtgataatcattataaaattgaatatattcttcctgtgtaagatttttaaatatttttttaaaataataattgaatttttagtattgatatttagaaatatatcatttttatttcaaaattgttttcacTTAAATCACATTTCACGATAATTGAATTCattaacgatattttataattaaaaaaaagttgaaaaaatattccttttgcaagagttttaaattgttttgtgAATTGacgattttcctttttatttttcacttacCATCGCACCTTCATTCAATAATTCTATGGCACATGATTTACCAATACCGGAAGCAGCACCCGTCACCAAGGCAACTCGTCCTTTTATGTCCATCTTCTTCAGTCCCTTGTCAATTATCCGTCtgtaaatgcaaaaatattatatcgtattattaccatatttaataaaatatcaccatatttgtataaaaacaatctatttaaagttattatttataaaaatttagaaatattcagaaaatatttatcgaatttgataaaacaattttattttattttttttaatttatttgaaatatttatacgtgaaacaatattaattttatgcttcgaatttcataaatcaatccattttatttcatcttttttatttatttgattattcattcatattttttttttttttatataaaaatacatataattttgtcacaaaattctgaaaaagtttttttgtaAAAGCTGTTTGcaaatgaaacaataataacCGAGAATTTTCTCTATTTCACTGGTTTTGATATAACGAAATTgatataacgaataatttttttactaatataattattaaaacaattcttaTTATAGTGTATTAGTATagttataatacataataattatattttttattaattatttatttacatttaattcgtatcaattattatagattattagatttttacattagacaaaacaaaataaaataaatcgttcaaaaaacataaatttaataatatcgaatattcaattaaataaaatatttttccaaattttcttcccttccaaaTCAAACAGGATCACTTCGATAGTTCgagcttatttttaattcgtgtTTGGAAACAGCACGCGATGCCGCAGTATACAAACGACTTTCGATTTGTTGTGACTCGACGGTCGTATAGGTGAAATCGAATTACGTCGTTATAATCATTTCGTTCTCGACTTCTCGGGCGATAGGATGCTTGAAAATTAAGGCGTGTGATTTATTGAATCCGTTTTTCGTTGTGCTGTGTCTATAAAAAATACGTGTCAATTAACGAATAGGCGTATCGTAACGTTAAAAAGAGGTATggttaaatatttgcatatttaagTGTTTAAGTCagttaaaatagtttatttgcAATGTAAacaatttagattaattataattattaggattaaaatataattcgtttgTAGTGTAAATGAATCGATTGAGAATTAaacaattggaaatttttatatacaaatatgaaatattttaatatagggaatatttttaggaatatttatagggaaaattatttaagataaagaATAGAGATATTGAAGTAAACATTTTacgagataaatttatagtaGATAATTATTGGTTTTCATGattcttttacaaattttaaatttattacaaaatttgttttttctttgtgaaatatagattttatctttgtttaatttacataatggAAATACGTTTCGTTGATCATAGATTTAGTCAGGCTATGTTATGACTGTGAAACACGAAAATTCATCTTTACGGACTGTAAAAAGAACATAAAAAGAATAGCAtccatttttcattgttttatagcgttaataaaagaaaaatactggttacaagaataaataatatcacgtAATTAATACGTGCATGaatcttgatatttttctaattttctgataaaatataCGTTGAAAATATCCTCATATAACCAGTTTCTTTCTGTGtccagaatttttaaatagggAAGAGTTGTCTAGTATCGATCAGTACTGactacactttttttttttcacttttctctTCAGATATTAACACTTTTTTTGTAGCTACTTTCCATTGTttaattctcttatttttaagtttattataatttttagacgtttaacatttattcgtaatatgttttatatatttggaaattaattttatgaaatatatttatctcaaaatataatgtaacaaattactgatttattaaaataagattagtGTATAGAatcgtttataaaaaattagatacgatagaaattgtattagttaaaaaaaaaagttattcgaTCAATAGAGATAAcataaaaatgttatcaaatatttacaaacaacataaatatcgaataaaatttcctcaCAAAAAATTCAAGAGCTCAGCTACCTatgtcaaataaaatattcatcatgTCCCATAGAGTTTCAATTCTAGAgttcaacaaaattatttgttatcacATTCGatcatctaaaataaataatataacgaatccaaagtaaaacaaaaatttcattctaataagaattatttaaatcagaatttgttttcattatcATAAGCAGGGCATATTACGATTTACTTTtcgtagaaaattatttttataaaaagataataacataattcattttttttaaatctgttttcaaatatttttctcgtgaattattagaaaattaaatgcaaatctgttcttctttttattctatttagatAAACCATTCATCAAAACGTGcatcaaaataatatcactTTTATCCTACAAAACCATCAAACgcaacataataattttatccaagTAATTATCCTCGCACGCAACTTTCATCCCTCCAATCCAcggacgaaaagaaaaaggattcgtgtaaaaaaaataaaaataaaaaagaaaccgcAAGAGGAAGAGACGAAATATACAAACACACGGAAGATACCATCGACTCGTCGAAAACAGAGAACAACGTCGAGGAATTTCACGCGTGCAGAGTGGAGGATTTGAAACGCCGCCCCCAATGCCGTCTGAATCTCACCCTCACTCGCGAAACAGCATCACGCGGCTTCGTTTAATATTGCATTCACCGTGACACCGGTGTGTGTCTGGCAGCCGTAGATAAACCGGCGAACACGTTTCGCCTGGTGAGCATCAGAAAGGGCCGATCTAAAAAATTCACGACGCCTCGATCGCTCGATATCAGGCACGAGGAACGCCGACAGAAGCGGTTCTGGCTGGCACGCATACTTCTCTACTTTCACCTCCTCGAAAAATGCTCGACCGTAGTTAAGTCTCGATGAGTTTTCCACcacatctttttttctttttccttttttttttccttttagttTCAGAAACTCATTTCTTTggaaaagaatcgagaaaatGTGGCAAAGAAACCAGACTGAGGCCATCGAAAGTAACTTTGaatattcttcgattattcgagGATATTGTGACTATGCAATTTCATTGGTCGAAGGGCGAGACGTCTATTGGATTTGGGTTTCATGGGGTTGGTGAATGGTGGACGTGAGGAGAGTTTGAAGTAGTTTCGATGTTTTGTTGGTTTGTATTTAACCCTTgttcgagaaaatttgaattgtcGAGGTGAGGATTGATCTTTGATTATCGTTGTTGACGTTTCTTGATTAATTTGGAGATTCTTTgatcgtttgaaaattaattataatttttaatagttagaaaaatgtatttattataatcaatccGTTGAGGGAGCAACGAGTTTCAGATTTAGGAAAGTTAAATGAAGAATTAgttggaaaatagaaaaagtttataaattattttcgcgATGATAAGAACTAGAAAAAAGTTTGTTTAACTatattttacagaatattaaacataataaaaattttgataaacgtATCGTTCGAaagattaactttttttttttccacaataTGCAGTAAAGTatgaaagataagataaagtaACAGAGAAGAGATACAAATACAGTCATTTATGAAAGTATCTATATTTTAGAGAAAGGCCATTTTGTAAACGTAGTATATtgtagtatataaattattagtacttattaatttatatttatatttatttatatatttgaaaaaatttctagatAAGATAtaggagaaattaaaattatcattacaacgaaatttaatttttcatgaatGGCTTTATCTATGAAACAGATAATACAATATTCagattttcaacttttaacaaacttttaacttttcaaaTCGAAAGTTTGAAAGGTTTCGAAACtacatcgaagaaaaaaaatagaattaaccAAGGTAacacgttttaatttttctgaaacaatGCTTTTCCGTTTCGTCACGAAACAACGTGATAACGAAATAATGTTCACACAACTCGTTCTCCCTCTAAACACGGTGATAAagcttttaaaacttttacagAGAATACACTTTTCTGAACATTTTTACTTCATTTTTCACCACTAATTTGTCCCCAGACTATCTACTCATCCTCTTGAGTTTTTGTGCACGACGTCCATGCATAATACACAGCTTTGccaatcttaaatttttaaatatttcattttaaaattgtatctaTTATCCTTTAACttgatatttagaaatttgcaagaataaataatacaaataaattattttaaatttttaaatcatttttcgatggtaagagaaatttgttttaaataaaaaaaaaagaagaatattttgaattatccacaaagaaagagaaaatcaaGCAATGATAcgaattatgttaatttacgttaataaaaaaatatttgtgtttctttatcttaaaatcattgcattctcttatattttctgtaaaaaaagagcaagaaaaaaggaaaaggtttATCACCACCAAAAACAAATCGaaatcaatgatataattcattttaacaaAGATCATTCCtgttctctttttaaaattctcaacatctttcaattttttctaggCAAGAAGAActacgaaaaaagaaactaaatcCTGCACTTCATTTACAAATAACCAAAGAAAAAGTACTTCACTTCTACGAACAGATCCTCCTTCAAAATTCATCCCTTCTTTCATCCAACATAACTTCATTCATTTCCTTCCAATATAACTTCCTTCGCAGAGAAAGCAAGCAACGATAACAACATAAATTACACCTATCAAACACCacccaaaaaataaaaagaaaaaagaaaaggaaataaaaagataccCTCGAACAAAATTTGTTCTCGTAAAACTGGTGCGTGATTTCTCTCGCGTCCCTTAAACCCTCCAAATACAATTCCTCCCCCTCGTAAGCAAGTAAGAAAGCCAGAGAACAAGGAAAATAACCATTCGTACACACAATGCTCCACCGTCGTACCTTGCACTTGGAATCCTCGTTCCCTCGGCGAGTCAGCCGTCCCGCAACAGGCAGACCGCGTCGAAAGCGAAACGACCGGTCGAACTACGGCGACGGGGGTGCGTGTCGAGGGTGTTTGTGAGagtgcgcgcgcgcgttctCCTCTCTCTGAACCCGACAAGGTGTGGTTGACGGCCGCGGACGCACTGGCTCGCGCTGCTTCGCCGCCTTTCACTGCCTCCCCGTCAACGCACACACCCCACATCGCCTCGATATTGATTGGCGGCGGTCGCGTGCCACGTGACTTTTACGTAGGCCACGACCACGCACGTACTCACGCATGTCTTCGTTTTACTATATTCTATATCGTGCGTGGGCGTATGTGTGAGTGTGCCTGTACGTATGCGGGACGATACGATTTCGCGGGTAACGATGAGCGCGCGCCCTCGCCCTCGCAAGCCCTTAACCTTCGACCGTGGCTTTTTGTTTTCGAGGCCACGATGCTGGCCCGATACGCTTTCGATCGGCAACGACCCCGCCCTGTCGCGCCACCAGATCCACCAGATCCAGGGGGAtgctctttttcctttttttcttttttggctTTCGTTTCGGTAGTTGATTAAGCTTGGAGGGTGCAGCGGTGTGTTTAGGCTTTGTGTTTTCGAGTGTTTTGGTTGGAGGGGACACGTATCGGtgtttggaaattttcgagGGGAGATGGTCGATGTTttaggtttttcttttttaaggagATTGATTTTTGGGAAGGATAGGAAAGGTTTTGGTATACGAGGGATGATTTGATGATTCGAGGATTTGGAAAATGATgctattttagaaatttttttgttttttgattgtaaaatattaaagctcGTTAGCAAACGATATTTCTAACGATGAGAGATCGAGAAATCGGTGAATTCGTAACGTGACTTTACTCGTCTTCTTAGGGGCGTAGTAATTGTGGTGAAGTGCTTTGAAATAACCATACGAGGATGTGTGTAATGTACTGTTTTATATTCGTATCCTACGCCTCTCGTTTAGGGTGCGCTGCATGTGATAGCAGCAAGGGGTTGATTAAGCGTTTGGGGTTGTATTTGGTGTCTTCATAGGGGGATTTTTGTTTTAGGGGTgttggaaaaaattacatcAATATTCGTCgaagatatattttcgtttgttgtatgaatatgatttaaatgtttcattttttatttatttattttttctttttttctttctttcatgttATCTTAAatgttatgtataattttaatttttccttcgttctaaatactttacaatttaaataattaattttttgtatagtaTAATCggtcttattataaaataatgtatttttttgttgtttgGGGAGTTATCATTCTCGTATCACAAGCGATATTATCAATCGAGAATAAAATGAGATAACAGCGCTACTGGGATCaaaggaattataattaactgtaacta contains:
- the LOC409847 gene encoding 15-hydroxyprostaglandin dehydrogenase [NAD(+)] isoform X1, giving the protein MDIKGRVALVTGAASGIGKSCAIELLNEGAMVSICDINAEDGEKLAETLSTEYGKDRVIFCQCDVTDYAQFEESFQTTFETFGHIDIVVNNAGIMNDRFWELEVDINVNGVIRGTMLAQRFMGTDRGGQGGIVVNIGSSISINPYTSVPIYSATKAAIVHFTRAFGHQYHVDLTGVKVMALCPSATDSKILGDVSKQLLSPRYVDAWLRDTASSVPQRAEHVAKALIQILNTDKSGSVWLVEKSQPPHEITFPKI
- the LOC409847 gene encoding 15-hydroxyprostaglandin dehydrogenase [NAD(+)] isoform X2, yielding MKVRWNMRGNEIFIVLFSLRKVTLIRVYPMVSICDINAEDGEKLAETLSTEYGKDRVIFCQCDVTDYAQFEESFQTTFETFGHIDIVVNNAGIMNDRFWELEVDINVNGVIRGTMLAQRFMGTDRGGQGGIVVNIGSSISINPYTSVPIYSATKAAIVHFTRAFGHQYHVDLTGVKVMALCPSATDSKILGDVSKQLLSPRYVDAWLRDTASSVPQRAEHVAKALIQILNTDKSGSVWLVEKSQPPHEITFPKI
- the LOC409847 gene encoding 15-hydroxyprostaglandin dehydrogenase [NAD(+)] isoform X3; translation: MIASRHRVSICDINAEDGEKLAETLSTEYGKDRVIFCQCDVTDYAQFEESFQTTFETFGHIDIVVNNAGIMNDRFWELEVDINVNGVIRGTMLAQRFMGTDRGGQGGIVVNIGSSISINPYTSVPIYSATKAAIVHFTRAFGHQYHVDLTGVKVMALCPSATDSKILGDVSKQLLSPRYVDAWLRDTASSVPQRAEHVAKALIQILNTDKSGSVWLVEKSQPPHEITFPKI